The Medicago truncatula cultivar Jemalong A17 chromosome 7, MtrunA17r5.0-ANR, whole genome shotgun sequence genome includes the window GATCACTTATATGTTCTAATACAAAAGGTGGTCAGAAGCATTTTGTTCAAAAGCAATATCATGCATTTCAGGAACAAACACTTCTTGGTCAAAGGTTGGAGTTGTTTGTTGGCTTGGTGATTGGTGTTGGGGGCTTTCTAAAGTAACTTCATCAGAAGCTACCTCAGAGGCTTTTTCTAGATTTGACACCACACCTGGAAGTTCACTAGAGTAGTGACTGACTAGTGAATCAATCACTGATGTTTCAGGAGTGAGTGTTGTGGGTTTGTTGATGTTTGAGGGTTTAGATTCCACAACATTCAAGGGTTTGATCATGGGTGGTTGGAGATGATGGTCAGCAGGTAGTCTTTGATAGACTTTGATTCTCTCTTCTGACATCATTTCTATACTCTCTAGGATTTGAGGATATATTGGCACATATTCCTCAGTTCTAGGCTTTTTATGGAGTTTGGAAGATGATGAAAGGCTTTTGTTTAGTTCAGAATCGACCTGCCCTATAGATGCATCATCATAGCTAGATAATGATGTAGAGGAGGATGAAAGGGTGGTTGAAAGAGATTCAGAAGTAGAACTAGATTCTATAATGATTATACTAGCAGAGTGTGGAGAAGTGTTATTACCTCTTGAAGCTTCTGGATTGACAGCTTCTGGTTCATCAGTCTTCTCCCCTTCAGCTCCTTCAAAAGTCATCAAAAGCAGATTCTCAGCTTCTATTATAGCAAACTTCTGAACATCTTCAGCTAATTTGATGACCTTCTGAGCATCTGCAGTAACATCTTCCCTTGCTAAGCTTGATGCAGGAACCTCAATCTGCTGAGCTATCTCAAAAGCCTTTAAATATTTCACCTAGACAAGTGCCATAAGGGTACAtgttaaagaacttaaaattagtaatttaacattaaaaaacaatttttaatacttttaagaATTTGAATATACAACTTTTGAAATAGAATTACTATATGTAGTTCATTCCCCTTAGATAAATACAGTATATATATGCGGGTTCGGGGCAGGTAGTTAAGTATCTATgcagaaataaaattgaatttttgattCAATTCATTAATGAAAGTTCATAGTACAATACAAAGGTTGAGAGAATATCTAGAGTTTGTTACAACAAACATCTTAGATTAGGATTTACAATTTGAATTTAGAAATAGAATACAACATCCAGCTTATGAGAATACTACTCCAACAGTACCCATATCCGGCATCCTCACTCATATCTGCTCAATTTTACCTGTAATTACCTATGATCATACCTGGACTAGCAGTGCAgtgttttaccctacccatcaTGCATCATGAGTTGGATTGTATGATGAGAAGATTGTGACTGAGTTGGAGAAACTGAAAGTTTGAAACTTGAAACTGAGAGCCTATGCACTAATTTCTTGAGCGATGAGAGAGCACTTGCTCTAGCAGTTCTATAGTAAATTGGTCATTACGTTCCAAACTATCATTTCAGTGAGTTCAGGACCAGTATAGTCATAGCAGTCGTTTTTTCTTGTGAATCCAAGAGTACAGTAGAAactctataaattaataatgtcgGGACCggagaaatttattaatttagagagttattaatttatcgataaattaataattattaatttaaagagtttttaagtaattataTCAAACAAAAAGGCAAATTAGTCTATGTCTCTTAGAATTACGTTGCACCAAATCTT containing:
- the LOC11409088 gene encoding uncharacterized protein, producing MVLVYKVKYLKAFEIAQQIEVPASSLAREDVTADAQKVIKLAEDVQKFAIIEAENLLLMTFEGAEGEKTDEPEAVNPEASRGISKSVWSHTGEESGIERRGSHVNQRCG